Proteins encoded within one genomic window of Eurosta solidaginis isolate ZX-2024a chromosome 1, ASM4086904v1, whole genome shotgun sequence:
- the Ythdf gene encoding YTH domain-containing family protein isoform X3: MSSSVSEQMKVPGPTDSNKKHAKQTTFGNVKRDEFQSNPWGLQKQGKHINEHPLNNNNRVTRMENFYVMGKSDSKAIMNLVPEEKKMLTTSHSAPQKKTTWASIASQPAKLTSRTNLSTLNHKKKGPGMPPPPMVPGKHNLDVNAWESPNNNPPSIPSPPPSTDKSFTDIHSNYSAVIGSNYDIESQTERTHKKNQHSREENKPSYGRFGTSPVDSSRKNWSIQHPELEDNHSGHIRRSDSSVNTGYQSRRNNYSRPEAAEFVSHVIREPCLEQPSIVDNLTAEASSAVLEKLHDKNNYNPLEIDLDIASSARFFVIKSYSEDDIHRSIKYEIWCSTDHGNKRLDDAFKERQKEGGQILLFFSVNGSGHFCGMAQMMTAVDYNSTSSVWSQDKWKGKFKVKWIYVKDVPNTKLRHIRLENNDNKSVTNSRDTQEVPNPKGIEVLQILHCYKHSTSIFDDFYHYEKKQEEEVSRKPSAYDNLTLPSPISRQHSRQADDRERERDTRGIGGSQKYFTGGSTNLYERKNSYRGSFHNSFNDHRRNESHKMNPIPDSQQKERNGRIDFDAVRDKNDYVSRQKFDYNQRPKQNREHDFCEKDPRFRTLAKEMLRDNENYY, translated from the exons ACTCGAATAAAAAACATGCGAAACAAACCACTTTTGGCAATGTAAAAAGAGATGAATTTCAGTCTAATCCGTGGGGATTACAGAAACAAGGAAAACATATAAACGAACATcctttaaataacaacaataga GTGAccagaatggaaaatttttatgttATGGGTAAATCTGATAGCAAAGCAATCATGAATTTAGTACCGGAGGAGAAAAAAATGCTTACAACCTCTCATTCGGCACCCCAAAAAAAAACCACTTGGGCTTCAATTGCTTCCCAACCAGCAAAGCTGACATCCAGG ACTAACCTTTCAACTTTAAACCATAAAAAAAAGGGACCCGGCATGCCTCCTCCGCCTATGGTGCCAGGCAAGCACAACCTTGATGTGAATGCATGGGAATCGCCCAACAATAATCCCCCTTCTATACCATCACCACCACCTTCAACTGATAAATCATTTACAGACATTCACTCTAACTATTCAGCTGTAATAGGATCCAATTACGATATAGAATCACAAACTGAGAGAACTCACAAAAAAAATCAGCATTCTCGTGAAGAAAATAAACCGAGTTATGGACGTTTTGGAACTTCGCCTGTTGATAGTTCGCGTAAAAATTGGTCCATACAACATCCTGAACTTGAAGACAATCATTCAGGTCACATTCGGCGCTCCGATAGTAGTGTAAATACTGGTTATCAAAGTCGTAGAAATAACTACTCCCGACCGGAAGCAGCAGAGTTTGTAAGCCATGTTATCCGAGAACCATGTTTGGAACAACCTTCCATCGTAGACAACCTAACAGCGGAAGCATCGAGCGCCGTGTTAGAAAAGCTGCATGACAAAAATAATTATAATCCTTTAGAAATCGATTTGGACATTGCAAGTTCAGCAAG GTTTTTCGTAATTAAATCATATTCGGAAGATGATATTCATCGGAGCATAAAATATGAAATTTGGTGCTCAACAGATCATGGAAACAAACGTCTAGATGATGCTTTTAAGGAACGTCAGAAGGAAGGGGGACAAATCCTGCTGTTCTTTTCTGTAAATGGCTCTGGCCATTTTTGTGGAATGGCTCAAATGATGACCGCCGTAGACTACAATTCTACGTCCAGTGTGTGGTCCCAAGATAAGTGGAAaggaaaatttaaagtaaaatggaTTTATGTTAAGGATGTTCCCAACACCAAATTAAGACATATTCGtttagaaaataatgacaacaaaTCTGTTACAAACTCGCGCGACACTCAAGAGGTGCCCAATCCAAAAGGTATTGAAGTTCTTCAAATACTACACTGTTATAAGCACTCTACCTCCATATTCGATGATTTTTACCATTACGAAAAAAAACAAGAGGAGGAGGTTTCAAGAAAACCATCGGCGTATGATAATTTAACACTACCGTCTCCTATAAGTAGACAACATAGTCGCCAAGCCGACGacagagagagagaaagagataCTCGAGGAATCGGCGGATCACAAAAGTATTTCACTGGTGGGAGTACCAATTTATATGAGCGAAAAAACTCATATCGTGGAAGTTTTCACAACAGTTTTAACGATCACCGCCGTAACGAAAGTCATAAGATGAATCCTATTCCAGATTCTCAACAAAAAGAAAGGAATGGTAGGATTGATTTTGATGCTGTTAGGGATAAAAACGACTATGTAAGTCGGCAAAAATTTGATTACAATCAACGCCCAAAACAAAATAGAGAACatgatttctgtgaaaaagacCCAAGATTCCGGACTCTAGCAAAAGAAATGCTAAGA GACAACGAAAATTACTACTGA
- the Ythdf gene encoding YTH domain-containing family protein isoform X2 yields the protein MSSSVSEQMKVPGPTGSHQSSMQFQYPPFNPKDPKNASWNSQKFKSLNNIDSNKKHAKQTTFGNVKRDEFQSNPWGLQKQGKHINEHPLNNNNRVTRMENFYVMGKSDSKAIMNLVPEEKKMLTTSHSAPQKKTTWASIASQPAKLTSRTNLSTLNHKKKGPGMPPPPMVPGKHNLDVNAWESPNNNPPSIPSPPPSTDKSFTDIHSNYSAVIGSNYDIESQTERTHKKNQHSREENKPSYGRFGTSPVDSSRKNWSIQHPELEDNHSGHIRRSDSSVNTGYQSRRNNYSRPEAAEFVSHVIREPCLEQPSIVDNLTAEASSAVLEKLHDKNNYNPLEIDLDIASSARFFVIKSYSEDDIHRSIKYEIWCSTDHGNKRLDDAFKERQKEGGQILLFFSVNGSGHFCGMAQMMTAVDYNSTSSVWSQDKWKGKFKVKWIYVKDVPNTKLRHIRLENNDNKSVTNSRDTQEVPNPKGIEVLQILHCYKHSTSIFDDFYHYEKKQEEEVSRKPSAYDNLTLPSPISRQHSRQADDRERERDTRGIGGSQKYFTGGSTNLYERKNSYRGSFHNSFNDHRRNESHKMNPIPDSQQKERNGRIDFDAVRDKNDYVSRQKFDYNQRPKQNREHDFCEKDPRFRTLAKEMLRDNENYY from the exons ACTCGAATAAAAAACATGCGAAACAAACCACTTTTGGCAATGTAAAAAGAGATGAATTTCAGTCTAATCCGTGGGGATTACAGAAACAAGGAAAACATATAAACGAACATcctttaaataacaacaataga GTGAccagaatggaaaatttttatgttATGGGTAAATCTGATAGCAAAGCAATCATGAATTTAGTACCGGAGGAGAAAAAAATGCTTACAACCTCTCATTCGGCACCCCAAAAAAAAACCACTTGGGCTTCAATTGCTTCCCAACCAGCAAAGCTGACATCCAGG ACTAACCTTTCAACTTTAAACCATAAAAAAAAGGGACCCGGCATGCCTCCTCCGCCTATGGTGCCAGGCAAGCACAACCTTGATGTGAATGCATGGGAATCGCCCAACAATAATCCCCCTTCTATACCATCACCACCACCTTCAACTGATAAATCATTTACAGACATTCACTCTAACTATTCAGCTGTAATAGGATCCAATTACGATATAGAATCACAAACTGAGAGAACTCACAAAAAAAATCAGCATTCTCGTGAAGAAAATAAACCGAGTTATGGACGTTTTGGAACTTCGCCTGTTGATAGTTCGCGTAAAAATTGGTCCATACAACATCCTGAACTTGAAGACAATCATTCAGGTCACATTCGGCGCTCCGATAGTAGTGTAAATACTGGTTATCAAAGTCGTAGAAATAACTACTCCCGACCGGAAGCAGCAGAGTTTGTAAGCCATGTTATCCGAGAACCATGTTTGGAACAACCTTCCATCGTAGACAACCTAACAGCGGAAGCATCGAGCGCCGTGTTAGAAAAGCTGCATGACAAAAATAATTATAATCCTTTAGAAATCGATTTGGACATTGCAAGTTCAGCAAG GTTTTTCGTAATTAAATCATATTCGGAAGATGATATTCATCGGAGCATAAAATATGAAATTTGGTGCTCAACAGATCATGGAAACAAACGTCTAGATGATGCTTTTAAGGAACGTCAGAAGGAAGGGGGACAAATCCTGCTGTTCTTTTCTGTAAATGGCTCTGGCCATTTTTGTGGAATGGCTCAAATGATGACCGCCGTAGACTACAATTCTACGTCCAGTGTGTGGTCCCAAGATAAGTGGAAaggaaaatttaaagtaaaatggaTTTATGTTAAGGATGTTCCCAACACCAAATTAAGACATATTCGtttagaaaataatgacaacaaaTCTGTTACAAACTCGCGCGACACTCAAGAGGTGCCCAATCCAAAAGGTATTGAAGTTCTTCAAATACTACACTGTTATAAGCACTCTACCTCCATATTCGATGATTTTTACCATTACGAAAAAAAACAAGAGGAGGAGGTTTCAAGAAAACCATCGGCGTATGATAATTTAACACTACCGTCTCCTATAAGTAGACAACATAGTCGCCAAGCCGACGacagagagagagaaagagataCTCGAGGAATCGGCGGATCACAAAAGTATTTCACTGGTGGGAGTACCAATTTATATGAGCGAAAAAACTCATATCGTGGAAGTTTTCACAACAGTTTTAACGATCACCGCCGTAACGAAAGTCATAAGATGAATCCTATTCCAGATTCTCAACAAAAAGAAAGGAATGGTAGGATTGATTTTGATGCTGTTAGGGATAAAAACGACTATGTAAGTCGGCAAAAATTTGATTACAATCAACGCCCAAAACAAAATAGAGAACatgatttctgtgaaaaagacCCAAGATTCCGGACTCTAGCAAAAGAAATGCTAAGA GACAACGAAAATTACTACTGA